In Magnolia sinica isolate HGM2019 chromosome 12, MsV1, whole genome shotgun sequence, a single genomic region encodes these proteins:
- the LOC131221472 gene encoding putative disease resistance protein At4g19050 — MAGRGRSEAAAAEGGVENFPAGEKLLQCLTNQNIGLISVQRYLGVRRWKIAKYAARKSNHLFDVQILVELRKNFSLRKAQKEIACQLGMKTLMDGESDDDEESIDTNVASKICKTLMGRKFLLVIGDVPPGFNFEFIGDPFLRNLKLNESKIVIVGPEDLQSDVAIKLDDLSMDMLHEEAADISHSPSIRGCFAPNTIVDCFLHVLLFYEFGTFKVEVEKLKWHYKAEGFIIREEEEDLMMFDEVEALLTELQLRSMLRRDGQYVMVPDSLSEKAKALVTSSERMWIRDSLPTKDENVEDIKWMVVRFVSEHLLLPPPKCPKLSYLLLRSGNEFSISDNFFEPIKTLRVLKLKRLGDEFLPKSTSCLQNLRVLKLERCPHLHTLLSSLPIFEKLEYLELSGEGYDSSPPIPDDVFQHMNNLRCLYLKHMQITSLPSSISKLHNLWHLLLINCQHLICIPDELFEHSSQLRILELRGNDKLESLPSSLSNLVNLKKLIMHGSPSIKMRLLPHLQKLSALEVLDLDSCSSLKDIADVTYSLGDILPNLRKLHISNIEVDRRLDLKRCQSLESVLLTGLTSLQVLDLSGTKLKTLHENMFKGCLLRRLDMLCMNQILEIKWDNISTTLEELNFSQCGTWNSPNDDEQQGERHGARIRVSNSKLLQSFSPSAELWDSKCFSRFHIYISPFQEEERSRGKSIHLQRRLFIYKDINSTIQTRNLPHPVSHYDRHLEIRGGHRSPNGIHGVLSRAELLTLCNNAFVQRLSDLGDVNEMEEMKECRVERCGEMKMFFEGDNSRFDCLSQLEKIWMFDLARLKCVCEGTYGSRSFGLLKHINLEFCPRLITVFSSSVFLPSLEMLVIKYCSRLEAVFQGDTLANGSLQRLHTVCLWELRRLKSICHGTYLPALKKLKVRGCWMLKKLPLRAGDMTAASTSSGGGRVEAEGESEWWDRLKWEDDRIQHLINYKDPRAFTRRR; from the coding sequence ATGGCTGGTCGTGGAAGGAGTGAAGCTGCAGCAGCGGAGGGTGGAGTGGAGAACTTTCCAGCTGGCGAAAAGCTCTTGCAATGCCTTACCAATCAGAATATAGGACTCATCTCTGTTCAAAGGTATCTGGGGGTGAGGAGATGGAAAATTGCTAAATATGCAGCTCGAAAGTCGAATCATCTCTTCGATGTACAGATACTGGTAGAGCTGCGAAAGAATTTTAGTCTTCGAAAGGCGCAGAAGGAAATTGCATGCCAATTGGGGATGAAGACATTGATGGATGGtgagagtgatgatgatgaagagagCATAGATACCAATGTTGCGAGTAAAATCTGTAAAACGTTGATGGGACGGAAGTTCTTGCTAGTGATAGGAGATGTGCCACCTGGCTTCAATTTCGAGTTTATTGGAGATCCATTTCTCAGAAATCTAAAGCTAAATGAATCCAAGATTGTCATCGTCGGCCCTGAGGACTTGCAATCCGACGTGGCCATTAAGTTGGACGACTTGTCAATGGACATGTTACATGAAGAGGCGGCCGACATCTCTCATTCTCCCAGCATCAGGGGCTGTTTTGCTCCAAACACTATCGTGGACTGCTTCCTGCACGTGTTACTTTTCTATGAATTTGGAACATTCAAGGTTGAAGTGGAAAAGCTGAAATGGCATTATAAAGCGGAGGGGTTCATTatcagagaagaagaagaggatttgaTGATGTTTGACGAGGTCGAGGCTCTGTTGACAGAGCTCCAGCTTCGTTCAATGTTACGACGTGATGGCCAGTATGTGATGGTGCCCGACTCGTTATCTGAGAAAGCTAAAGCTCTGGTCACATCCAGTGAGAGAATGTGGATAAGAGATTCCCTACCAACGAAGGACGAAAATGTGGAAGATATTAAGTGGATGGTGGTACGGTTCGTTAGTGAACATTTGCTTCTCCCTCCTCCAAAATGCCCAAAACTCTCTTATTTACTTCTTCGAAGTGGCAATGAATTCAGCATATCAGACAACTTCTTTGAGCCAATTAAAACCCTTCGTGTTCTCAAGCTTAAGAGACTAGGAGATGAATTTCTGCCCAAATCCACTTCCTGCTTGCAAAATCTCAGAGTTCTGAAGCTGGAAAGATGCCCTCATTTACACACTCTCCTCTCTTCCTTACCGATTTTTGAAAAACTCGAGTACCTTGAACTTTCTGGTGAAGGATATGATTCAAGCCCACCAATACCTGACGACGTCTTTCAGCACATGAATAACCTCCGATGTCTCTATCTCAAACATATGCAAATCACGTCGCTACCTTCCTCCATTTCCAAGCTCCACAACCTCTGGCACCTTTTGCTCATTAACTGCCAACATTTAATATGCATCCCAGATGAGCTCTTTGAGCATTCGAGCCAGCTTCGCATCCTCGAACTACGAGGGAATGATAAGCTGGAATCTCTACCATCTTCACTCTCTAATTTGGTCAATCTTAAGAAACTCATTATGCACGGTTCTCCATCCATAAAGATGAGGTTGCTGCCTCATTTGCAAAAGCTTTCAGCACTTGAAGTGCTTGACCTCGACAGCTGCAGTTCCCTCAAAGATATTGCAGATGTTACTTATTCACTAGGAGATATCTTGCCAAACCTCCGCAAGCTTCATATTTCCAACATTGAGGTCGATCGACGGCTTGACTTGAAAAGATGTCAAAGCTTAGAGTCTGTATTGCTGACTGGGCTCACAAGCCTTCAAGTGCTTGATCTTTCTGGAACCAAATTGAAAACACTACATGAGAATATGTTCAAGGGATGCCTTTTAAGGCGCCTGGACATGCTATGCATGAATCAAATTCTTGAAATCAAGTGGGATAATATCAGTACTACACTCGAAGAGCTAAACTTTAGTCAGTGTGGCACCTGGAATTCACCGAATGATGATGAACAGCAAGGAGAGAGACATGGGGCTCGCATAAGGGTAAGTAATTCCAAGCTCTTACAATCTTTCAGCCCATCTGCAGAACTATGGGATTCAAAATGCTTCTCTCGATTTCATATCTACATCTCTCCCTTCCAAGAAGAAGAACGAAGCAGAGGTAAATCCATTCATCTCCAGAGACGGCTATTCATATATAAAGACATCAATTCGACGATCCAGACACGTAACTTACCTCATCCTGTAAGCCATTATGATAGGCATTTGGAGATCCGTGGAGGTCATAGGTCCCCAAACGGTATCCATGGGGTTCTCAGTCGTGCAGAATTACTCACTCTATGCAACAATGCCTTTGTCCAAAGATTATCAGATTTGGGCGATGTCAATGAAATGGAGGAAATGAAAGAATGTCGGGTCGAAAGGTGTGGGGAGATGAAGATGTTCTTTGAGGGAGATAATTCACGTTTTGACTGTTTAAGTCAGCTGGAGAAGATATGGATGTTCGACCTTGCAAGATTGAAGTGCGTGTGCGAGGGCACATACGGGAGCCGAAGCTTTGGACTGCTAAAGCACATAAATCTAGAGTTCTGCCCGAGACTCATCACTGTCTTCTCCTCAAGTGTATTCCTACCAAGCCTGGAGATGCTCGTGATAAAATACTGCAGTCGACTAGAGGCCGTGTTTCAAGGGGACACTCTAGCGAATGGCTCTCTCCAACGTCTACACACGGTCTGTCTATGGGAGCTACGGAGGCTGAAGAGTATTTGCCATGGTACGTACTTGCCCGCATTGAAGAAACTGAAAGTGAGGGGATGTTGGATGCTGAAGAAGCTTCCTCTTCGAGCTGGTGACATGACTGCTGCTTCTACTTCAAGTGGTGGTGGTAGAGTGGAGGCAGAAGGAGAGTCAGAATGGTGGGACCGACTCAAGTGGGAAGATGATAGGATCCAGCACCTTATCAACTACAAAGATCCTCGCGCTTTTACACGACGTAGAtga